From Daphnia magna isolate NIES linkage group LG2, ASM2063170v1.1, whole genome shotgun sequence:
CGTATAGTAGGTGACCTTTATTCCTCGTGTAACATTCTCTTCTTCAGCTGGAGGCGTCGTCCTATTATATAGAAATGAGAGAAAGGAGAAACTACCAGACACTAGCAGCAATTCTTCCTCATAAAGAACCTGATTGAGGTAGAAAAGGCGGTCTCTATGGCTAAGAGAAGAGTACATCAATTGTAAACGGCACGATCGTCAGGGTCGTCTGGTACTTTTACTCTTTCTTCATAGCTCATCAGCTCCCGCCTTTACTGATAGATGCGCGTGCACAGCGTTATCTGCTATTCGGTACGAAGCGCGTACAGTAACAGCGTACTGAGTGCATCCGGCAGGCATACACGACGAAGGTCACCGATTTCCTCGAAATCGTGATGTCATCTCAGTTGAAGGGATGCTTACAACCATCAGGTTAAAGTAATCTTTACGGAATGCAAGAAGATTTAAACTAATGTGCTCTGTTGAAAACGAGCGCGCAAAAAAATCGGTCCGAGATAAGTCTACATTATTGAAGTGTTCATTATAATGGCGAAATGTTATAATGCGTTTGGCAgattttgcgatttttgacaCTCTCACAAATGAAAACTTTCTAGTGTTATTTTTCACCTGGATGGTACCTGAATAGTCACAACAGTATTGTGCTGTTATTTTAGAAATTCTTCGCCCTTAAAAAGAAACCTGTAGGTAGGTTGCGTAGCCCGCATAGATGTATGCATTGCATAGTGCACAGTATGAAAAAGTTTTCCAAATTGAGCCGAGCCCATCTCTTTGTATTTTTCCTTATTAAGGGAAGAAGGAAGGTCGGCAAATTAGACAACACATTTGCGCCGCTTTGCTAACGAGTGTTAGTCTGTTAGTAAACTATCAACAGAGTGGACAACTTGCAAGCAAAACTTTGCGATTTTTTCTAGGaatattattagtttttagAAAACTGTCTATGCTTTCATACAAACATAGGTTAATTACAATGCGTGGCAACGAATCATAGCGGTGATAACATCGCAAAACTTGGACACCAGCACCGGCACCTCCCATCCAGGTACTAATATAGTTATAACCTATTCTGAACCGACTAGAGAACTTTCTTTTCTGGAAAGCGTAGCTGAcctgtttcttgttttccatAGCGCATTATTTTGACTCGCTAGAATTCAAGAaactttcgttttcatttcgtAGTAGCGCTGATCTGGCAACGACCTAAAAAACAGCTGATCGAACATGTAAACAAGAGACAAGTCGAAAAAGCAGGTATTTTTAGCATCGTATTGTCCATCTCCATAAAAGTAGGCATAAAGAGAAAGCTTCTTTGTTGTGGTTTTTCTGTCGATAATAAAATTAGGAGTTGTCAATTCAAAATGGATATAATTTCCTTTCCAAACGAAGTGTTATGTCAGATATTGGCATACAATAATATCGAAATCTCTGATTTGCATCACCTGATGCTTACATGTCATCGTTTCCACAACCTCATACGAAATTCGAATGAAATATGGCGACAGAAGTTCATGATAAGGTAAGAAGACAAAtgatttttcatgtttatcatgttttgttttgttagtttATTCAGTGTGATCCATGTTTTGACAGGTGGCCAAGGTTACACAATGAATTAAGAAATACTGAAAATGAAATGCCATGGCCGGAGATGGTAGCTCTACGACTAAAAGTGGTTAAATATGTAGAAAAGGCTCTTGAGAACTTCTCAGCTGTTTCTTATCCAATAGGCCAGCCACCTATTAAATTGATGGATAAGCTCATTTTGGGAGactcctcttttgttttgtcagCCCAGTTTGTTGAAGATGAGCTTCGGGAGCTCATTTATCATCATACGCACATGCTGTGAGTGTCTGGACATTGAACATCAGTAGTCATGCGTAGTCTTTACATACAAATAAAGTACTTTTCCCGTTTAGGAATGAAAATTTGACATCCAGATTCTATGCCAATCAAGCACTTGGATATGTAAGGAGATGCAGAATACAAACTATGTGGCAAAATTTTAAGGCAAAACCAGAATCTGAAAAATCCTTATTGGAAGGAGCTATGCTGATTTCCCAATGGGGTCAGATAGATCAAGAACATTTAACCAGTTTAAGCGAAGTTGAAACAATTCTAGAGAGTATTGCACAGAGAGTGAGGCAGCTTGCTGATATGAAGAGAGATGCTATAGATGCAAAGACAGCTATCGACGATCCGAGAACTGTCAGAAAAATCTTGAATTGCCTAAACCAAGTACTGTATGATGAAATGGGTTTTCAAGGCAACAAGGAAGATTACTATGCACACGATAATTCCTATATCGATAAGGTAAGCTACTAAATGTCTTACTTTTTCTTCGAACCACATTTAAACCCTGCTTCTGGATTCAATGAAGGTTCTTCAAACAAGAAGAGGCATACCCATAACATTGTGCATCATCTACCACGAAGTTGCAAAACGATTAGGAATCCAATGCGAACCCGTTTCGTTCCCTCAACATTTTCTACTTAGATGGCGGGAACACCCTCAGTAAGGAATAATAATCTAAGCAGATATCAATTTA
This genomic window contains:
- the LOC116915824 gene encoding F-box only protein 21 encodes the protein MDIISFPNEVLCQILAYNNIEISDLHHLMLTCHRFHNLIRNSNEIWRQKFMIRWPRLHNELRNTENEMPWPEMVALRLKVVKYVEKALENFSAVSYPIGQPPIKLMDKLILGDSSFVLSAQFVEDELRELIYHHTHMLNENLTSRFYANQALGYVRRCRIQTMWQNFKAKPESEKSLLEGAMLISQWGQIDQEHLTSLSEVETILESIAQRVRQLADMKRDAIDAKTAIDDPRTVRKILNCLNQVLYDEMGFQGNKEDYYAHDNSYIDKVLQTRRGIPITLCIIYHEVAKRLGIQCEPVSFPQHFLLRWREHPHREAADSYTFIDAFNNGASHQPRSCPALIGQPRPNIHREAYSAVPAEQVFQRMVNNLIQCSRVHDDRPDSRRDDQRLRNQLHFSRLACVISPGQTPSVVAYAELCAFLGVQLEEAIQLLLSDEFSDEWTRVDFEPGHWERVRQITYTKCARKLSEQQSQTKNTAACHRPSSMRYAVGLVMRYSVGEELLRHTYTCVIVSWDAKCQASDEWISRMTRNLIRGRDQPFYYVLTEDGNAGYVAEDHLELHPGGAVINHADVGLHFEYFDGRRYIPNAAKRAEYPEDEVVALSLIEQ